In a genomic window of Acropora muricata isolate sample 2 chromosome 2, ASM3666990v1, whole genome shotgun sequence:
- the LOC136909081 gene encoding uncharacterized protein — translation MTIMVNNLSKMIGPIGPRGFNGSQGPPGPMGSIGPPGSKGTGDPRTCQYKTRKVEGIPGDSTIIVTLDELAGKKVIVVTCSANHAAEKNLSSRFHNNIRNIFAPVNKLVHPREKERSCFSHYWQCPLTT, via the exons ATGACGATAATG GTCAATAACCTCAGCAAAATGATAGGTCCCATCGGTCCTCGGGGATTCAACGGAAGTCAAGGACCCCCGGGTCCCATGGGATCAATAGGTCCACCGGGGTCAAAGGGAACTGGAGACCCTAGAACATGCCAATACAAGACACGAAAAGTCGAAGGAATACCTGGTGACTCGACAATAATAGTTACCCTGGATGAGCTAGCT GGTAAAAAAGTGATTGTAGTCACCTGCTCTGCAAATCACGCTGCAGAAAAAAACCTTTCGTCTAGATTTCATAACAACATTCGCAATATTTTTGCACCAGTAAACAAACTGGTCCATCCCCGGGAAAAAGAAAGGTCTTGCTTTTCACATTACTGGCAATGCCCATTAACCACTTGA
- the LOC136891772 gene encoding collectin-12-like isoform X1 → MAFLLPYSKVHPQRTWTMEETKIPSQRSWAVQEAKIPHRPNSPSRVSRPNRKKDLSGAVVVNPSFLRRNNEPEETIEEEIEVQLMEPPRVFQCPKRVARKENLNVMREHQCFVKNVEESKSSEKPSPRSKIYGVMLTTVVVVSIVSFLLIVLFLCGFIGIRNCPCGDRQELSGSRRSQSVGGADEVGKNSENKTAWERRLFLLMEQRIEERELKLRNETNTLKTLIESLKVQLQEQRLSQENKTKDLSIRLELTQRELKSLKVQLTVRTVALWNSQNSTLAELDKLKTVWTAVNITAEKTSNLTDKVDREFKKVRRTVSETSKNLTKLTSSTKDLKLEIEDEIKTLWLNLNQSNKYSRRLKNYMQSFKENVTHHSQKLEARIEKEEQNSNNTKIVTDKHLRKIQNLEILMNVTRQEAEEANWQHSTALWSAGNFTLKEFLRVWTTVNASQAVFSQELRKVRNNFARKLNQSTVLLKSSDSSLFASIAGINATITEKVNNVSKMMGPIGPRGFNGSQGPTGPMGSIGPAGPKGTGDLSTCQYQTLEDEETPGAKTVIVKLNEPSGKRVIGVTCSANYAAEKNLSSRFHNKIQQYFCTCKTEIAYDPLLRKKGSCSMHYWQCPLRS, encoded by the exons ATGGCCTTTCTTTTACCGTACAGTAAAGTCCATCCTCAACGCACTTGGACGatggaagaaacaaaaataccGTCTCAAAGATCTTGGGCGGTTCAAGAAGCCAAGATTCCCCACCGACCAAACTCGCCAAGTCGCGTATCAAGGCCGAATCGAAAAAAGGACTTAAGCGGTGCGGTAGTTGTAAATCCTTCGTTCCTGCGAAGAAACAACGAACCAGAAGAGACTATTGAAGAAGAGATCGAAGTACAATTAATGGAACCTCCGCGGGTATTTCAATGCCCAAAGAGAGTCGCTAGGAAAGAGAATTTAAACGTTATGCGAGAACACCAATGTTTCGTAAAGAACGTTGAAGAAAGCAAATCAAGCGAGAAGCCATCGCCCAGATCGAAAATTTATGGTGTTATGTTGACAACAGTGGTTGTGGTGTCGATTGTCTCATTTCTTCTTATAGTACTCTTCCTTTGTGGATTTATTGGAATCAGGAATTGCCCGTGTGGAGACAGACAAG AACTTTCAGGCTCAAGGAGATCTCAGTCCGTAGGTGGAGCCGACGAAGTTGGAAAAAACTCGGAGAACAAAACTGCTTGGGAGAGAAGACTG TTTTTGCTCATGGAACAACGCATTGAAGAAAGAGAACTTAAG CTTCGTAATGAAACAAACACCTTAAAGACACTGATAGAGAGTCTCAAGGTCCAGTTACAAGAGCAGAGGCTGTCTCAG GAAAATAAGACAAAGGATCTCTCGATTCGCTTGGAGTTAACGCAACGTGAACTCAAGTCTCTCAAAGTTCAACTTACCGTTCGAACGGTTGCTTTATGGAACTCACAAAATTCAACGTTGGCTGAATTAGACAAACTCAAAACTGTATGGACTGCAGTAAACATAACAGCAGAAAAGACTTCCAATTTGACTGATAAG gttGATCGAGAATTCAAAAAGGTCAGGAGAACCGTCagtgaaacaagcaaaaacctCACGAAATTAACCTCATCTACCAAAGATTTAAAACTTGAG ATCGAGGACGAGATAAAAACCCTTTGGTTAAACCTCAATCAATCGAATAAATATTCAAGAAGATTGAAGAATTACATGCAATCGTTTAAAGAAAAT GTGACACATCACTCTCAAAAGCTTGAGGCTAGAATCGAAAAAGAGGAGCAGAATTCCAATAACACTAAAATTGTGACG GACAAGCACTTAAGGAAAATACAGAACCTCGAGATTTTAATGAACGTAACTCGTCAGGAGGCAGAAGAAGCCAACTGGCAACACTCCACGGCGCTATGGTCCgcaggaaatttcacgttgAAGGAATTTCTAAGGGTGTGGACTACAGTGAACGCATCACAAGCTGTTTTTTCACAAGAATTACGAAAAGTTCGAAACAACTTTGCTCGAAAG CTCAACCAGTCGACAGTGTTACTTAAATCCTCCGATTCAAGCCTGTTTGCGTCAATAGCAGGCATAAATGCAACCATCACAGAAAAG GTcaacaacgtcagcaaaatgATGGGTCCCATCGGTCCTCGGGGATTCAACGGAAGTCAAGGACCCACGGGTCCCATGGGATCAATAGGTCCAGCGGGACCTAAGGGTACTGGAGATCTTAGCACATGCCAATACCAGACATTAGAAGACGAAGAAACGCCTGGTGCAAAGACAGTAATAGTTAAACTGAATGAGCCATCT GGTAAAAGAGTGATTGGTGTCACCTGCTCTGCAAATTACGCTGCAGAAAAAAACCTTTCGTCTAGATTTCATAACAAGATTCAGCAATATTTTTGCACCTGTAAAACTGAGATCGCCTATGATCCACTCTTAAGAAAAAAAGGGTCTTGCTCTATGCATTACTGGCAATGCCCATTAAGAAGTTAA
- the LOC136891772 gene encoding uncharacterized protein isoform X4: MAFLLPYSKVHPQRTWTMEETKIPSQRSWAVQEAKIPHRPNSPSRVSRPNRKKDLSGAVVVNPSFLRRNNEPEETIEEEIEVQLMEPPRVFQCPKRVARKENLNVMREHQCFVKNVEESKSSEKPSPRSKIYGVMLTTVVVVSIVSFLLIVLFLCGFIGIRNCPCGDRQELSGSRRSQSVGGADEVGKNSENKTAWERRLFLLMEQRIEERELKENKTKDLSIRLELTQRELKSLKVQLTVRTVALWNSQNSTLAELDKLKTVWTAVNITAEKTSNLTDKVDREFKKVRRTVSETSKNLTKLTSSTKDLKLEIEDEIKTLWLNLNQSNKYSRRLKNYMQSFKENVTHHSQKLEARIEKEEQNSNNTKIVTDKHLRKIQNLEILMNVTRQEAEEANWQHSTALWSAGNFTLKEFLRVWTTVNASQAVFSQELRKVRNNFARKLNQSTVLLKSSDSSLFASIAGINATITEKVNNVSKMMGPIGPRGFNGSQGPTGPMGSIGPAGPKGTGDLSTCQYQTLEDEETPGAKTVIVKLNEPSGKRVIGVTCSANYAAEKNLSSRFHNKIQQYFCTCKTEIAYDPLLRKKGSCSMHYWQCPLRS, encoded by the exons ATGGCCTTTCTTTTACCGTACAGTAAAGTCCATCCTCAACGCACTTGGACGatggaagaaacaaaaataccGTCTCAAAGATCTTGGGCGGTTCAAGAAGCCAAGATTCCCCACCGACCAAACTCGCCAAGTCGCGTATCAAGGCCGAATCGAAAAAAGGACTTAAGCGGTGCGGTAGTTGTAAATCCTTCGTTCCTGCGAAGAAACAACGAACCAGAAGAGACTATTGAAGAAGAGATCGAAGTACAATTAATGGAACCTCCGCGGGTATTTCAATGCCCAAAGAGAGTCGCTAGGAAAGAGAATTTAAACGTTATGCGAGAACACCAATGTTTCGTAAAGAACGTTGAAGAAAGCAAATCAAGCGAGAAGCCATCGCCCAGATCGAAAATTTATGGTGTTATGTTGACAACAGTGGTTGTGGTGTCGATTGTCTCATTTCTTCTTATAGTACTCTTCCTTTGTGGATTTATTGGAATCAGGAATTGCCCGTGTGGAGACAGACAAG AACTTTCAGGCTCAAGGAGATCTCAGTCCGTAGGTGGAGCCGACGAAGTTGGAAAAAACTCGGAGAACAAAACTGCTTGGGAGAGAAGACTG TTTTTGCTCATGGAACAACGCATTGAAGAAAGAGAACTTAAG GAAAATAAGACAAAGGATCTCTCGATTCGCTTGGAGTTAACGCAACGTGAACTCAAGTCTCTCAAAGTTCAACTTACCGTTCGAACGGTTGCTTTATGGAACTCACAAAATTCAACGTTGGCTGAATTAGACAAACTCAAAACTGTATGGACTGCAGTAAACATAACAGCAGAAAAGACTTCCAATTTGACTGATAAG gttGATCGAGAATTCAAAAAGGTCAGGAGAACCGTCagtgaaacaagcaaaaacctCACGAAATTAACCTCATCTACCAAAGATTTAAAACTTGAG ATCGAGGACGAGATAAAAACCCTTTGGTTAAACCTCAATCAATCGAATAAATATTCAAGAAGATTGAAGAATTACATGCAATCGTTTAAAGAAAAT GTGACACATCACTCTCAAAAGCTTGAGGCTAGAATCGAAAAAGAGGAGCAGAATTCCAATAACACTAAAATTGTGACG GACAAGCACTTAAGGAAAATACAGAACCTCGAGATTTTAATGAACGTAACTCGTCAGGAGGCAGAAGAAGCCAACTGGCAACACTCCACGGCGCTATGGTCCgcaggaaatttcacgttgAAGGAATTTCTAAGGGTGTGGACTACAGTGAACGCATCACAAGCTGTTTTTTCACAAGAATTACGAAAAGTTCGAAACAACTTTGCTCGAAAG CTCAACCAGTCGACAGTGTTACTTAAATCCTCCGATTCAAGCCTGTTTGCGTCAATAGCAGGCATAAATGCAACCATCACAGAAAAG GTcaacaacgtcagcaaaatgATGGGTCCCATCGGTCCTCGGGGATTCAACGGAAGTCAAGGACCCACGGGTCCCATGGGATCAATAGGTCCAGCGGGACCTAAGGGTACTGGAGATCTTAGCACATGCCAATACCAGACATTAGAAGACGAAGAAACGCCTGGTGCAAAGACAGTAATAGTTAAACTGAATGAGCCATCT GGTAAAAGAGTGATTGGTGTCACCTGCTCTGCAAATTACGCTGCAGAAAAAAACCTTTCGTCTAGATTTCATAACAAGATTCAGCAATATTTTTGCACCTGTAAAACTGAGATCGCCTATGATCCACTCTTAAGAAAAAAAGGGTCTTGCTCTATGCATTACTGGCAATGCCCATTAAGAAGTTAA
- the LOC136891772 gene encoding collectin-12-like isoform X2: MQVPCKVHPQRTWTMEETKIPSQRSWAVQEAKIPHRPNSPSRVSRPNRKKDLSGAVVVNPSFLRRNNEPEETIEEEIEVQLMEPPRVFQCPKRVARKENLNVMREHQCFVKNVEESKSSEKPSPRSKIYGVMLTTVVVVSIVSFLLIVLFLCGFIGIRNCPCGDRQELSGSRRSQSVGGADEVGKNSENKTAWERRLFLLMEQRIEERELKLRNETNTLKTLIESLKVQLQEQRLSQENKTKDLSIRLELTQRELKSLKVQLTVRTVALWNSQNSTLAELDKLKTVWTAVNITAEKTSNLTDKVDREFKKVRRTVSETSKNLTKLTSSTKDLKLEIEDEIKTLWLNLNQSNKYSRRLKNYMQSFKENVTHHSQKLEARIEKEEQNSNNTKIVTDKHLRKIQNLEILMNVTRQEAEEANWQHSTALWSAGNFTLKEFLRVWTTVNASQAVFSQELRKVRNNFARKLNQSTVLLKSSDSSLFASIAGINATITEKVNNVSKMMGPIGPRGFNGSQGPTGPMGSIGPAGPKGTGDLSTCQYQTLEDEETPGAKTVIVKLNEPSGKRVIGVTCSANYAAEKNLSSRFHNKIQQYFCTCKTEIAYDPLLRKKGSCSMHYWQCPLRS; encoded by the exons ATGCAAGTTCCTTG TAAAGTCCATCCTCAACGCACTTGGACGatggaagaaacaaaaataccGTCTCAAAGATCTTGGGCGGTTCAAGAAGCCAAGATTCCCCACCGACCAAACTCGCCAAGTCGCGTATCAAGGCCGAATCGAAAAAAGGACTTAAGCGGTGCGGTAGTTGTAAATCCTTCGTTCCTGCGAAGAAACAACGAACCAGAAGAGACTATTGAAGAAGAGATCGAAGTACAATTAATGGAACCTCCGCGGGTATTTCAATGCCCAAAGAGAGTCGCTAGGAAAGAGAATTTAAACGTTATGCGAGAACACCAATGTTTCGTAAAGAACGTTGAAGAAAGCAAATCAAGCGAGAAGCCATCGCCCAGATCGAAAATTTATGGTGTTATGTTGACAACAGTGGTTGTGGTGTCGATTGTCTCATTTCTTCTTATAGTACTCTTCCTTTGTGGATTTATTGGAATCAGGAATTGCCCGTGTGGAGACAGACAAG AACTTTCAGGCTCAAGGAGATCTCAGTCCGTAGGTGGAGCCGACGAAGTTGGAAAAAACTCGGAGAACAAAACTGCTTGGGAGAGAAGACTG TTTTTGCTCATGGAACAACGCATTGAAGAAAGAGAACTTAAG CTTCGTAATGAAACAAACACCTTAAAGACACTGATAGAGAGTCTCAAGGTCCAGTTACAAGAGCAGAGGCTGTCTCAG GAAAATAAGACAAAGGATCTCTCGATTCGCTTGGAGTTAACGCAACGTGAACTCAAGTCTCTCAAAGTTCAACTTACCGTTCGAACGGTTGCTTTATGGAACTCACAAAATTCAACGTTGGCTGAATTAGACAAACTCAAAACTGTATGGACTGCAGTAAACATAACAGCAGAAAAGACTTCCAATTTGACTGATAAG gttGATCGAGAATTCAAAAAGGTCAGGAGAACCGTCagtgaaacaagcaaaaacctCACGAAATTAACCTCATCTACCAAAGATTTAAAACTTGAG ATCGAGGACGAGATAAAAACCCTTTGGTTAAACCTCAATCAATCGAATAAATATTCAAGAAGATTGAAGAATTACATGCAATCGTTTAAAGAAAAT GTGACACATCACTCTCAAAAGCTTGAGGCTAGAATCGAAAAAGAGGAGCAGAATTCCAATAACACTAAAATTGTGACG GACAAGCACTTAAGGAAAATACAGAACCTCGAGATTTTAATGAACGTAACTCGTCAGGAGGCAGAAGAAGCCAACTGGCAACACTCCACGGCGCTATGGTCCgcaggaaatttcacgttgAAGGAATTTCTAAGGGTGTGGACTACAGTGAACGCATCACAAGCTGTTTTTTCACAAGAATTACGAAAAGTTCGAAACAACTTTGCTCGAAAG CTCAACCAGTCGACAGTGTTACTTAAATCCTCCGATTCAAGCCTGTTTGCGTCAATAGCAGGCATAAATGCAACCATCACAGAAAAG GTcaacaacgtcagcaaaatgATGGGTCCCATCGGTCCTCGGGGATTCAACGGAAGTCAAGGACCCACGGGTCCCATGGGATCAATAGGTCCAGCGGGACCTAAGGGTACTGGAGATCTTAGCACATGCCAATACCAGACATTAGAAGACGAAGAAACGCCTGGTGCAAAGACAGTAATAGTTAAACTGAATGAGCCATCT GGTAAAAGAGTGATTGGTGTCACCTGCTCTGCAAATTACGCTGCAGAAAAAAACCTTTCGTCTAGATTTCATAACAAGATTCAGCAATATTTTTGCACCTGTAAAACTGAGATCGCCTATGATCCACTCTTAAGAAAAAAAGGGTCTTGCTCTATGCATTACTGGCAATGCCCATTAAGAAGTTAA
- the LOC136891772 gene encoding collectin-12-like isoform X3 yields MEETKIPSQRSWAVQEAKIPHRPNSPSRVSRPNRKKDLSGAVVVNPSFLRRNNEPEETIEEEIEVQLMEPPRVFQCPKRVARKENLNVMREHQCFVKNVEESKSSEKPSPRSKIYGVMLTTVVVVSIVSFLLIVLFLCGFIGIRNCPCGDRQELSGSRRSQSVGGADEVGKNSENKTAWERRLFLLMEQRIEERELKLRNETNTLKTLIESLKVQLQEQRLSQENKTKDLSIRLELTQRELKSLKVQLTVRTVALWNSQNSTLAELDKLKTVWTAVNITAEKTSNLTDKVDREFKKVRRTVSETSKNLTKLTSSTKDLKLEIEDEIKTLWLNLNQSNKYSRRLKNYMQSFKENVTHHSQKLEARIEKEEQNSNNTKIVTDKHLRKIQNLEILMNVTRQEAEEANWQHSTALWSAGNFTLKEFLRVWTTVNASQAVFSQELRKVRNNFARKLNQSTVLLKSSDSSLFASIAGINATITEKVNNVSKMMGPIGPRGFNGSQGPTGPMGSIGPAGPKGTGDLSTCQYQTLEDEETPGAKTVIVKLNEPSGKRVIGVTCSANYAAEKNLSSRFHNKIQQYFCTCKTEIAYDPLLRKKGSCSMHYWQCPLRS; encoded by the exons atggaagaaacaaaaataccGTCTCAAAGATCTTGGGCGGTTCAAGAAGCCAAGATTCCCCACCGACCAAACTCGCCAAGTCGCGTATCAAGGCCGAATCGAAAAAAGGACTTAAGCGGTGCGGTAGTTGTAAATCCTTCGTTCCTGCGAAGAAACAACGAACCAGAAGAGACTATTGAAGAAGAGATCGAAGTACAATTAATGGAACCTCCGCGGGTATTTCAATGCCCAAAGAGAGTCGCTAGGAAAGAGAATTTAAACGTTATGCGAGAACACCAATGTTTCGTAAAGAACGTTGAAGAAAGCAAATCAAGCGAGAAGCCATCGCCCAGATCGAAAATTTATGGTGTTATGTTGACAACAGTGGTTGTGGTGTCGATTGTCTCATTTCTTCTTATAGTACTCTTCCTTTGTGGATTTATTGGAATCAGGAATTGCCCGTGTGGAGACAGACAAG AACTTTCAGGCTCAAGGAGATCTCAGTCCGTAGGTGGAGCCGACGAAGTTGGAAAAAACTCGGAGAACAAAACTGCTTGGGAGAGAAGACTG TTTTTGCTCATGGAACAACGCATTGAAGAAAGAGAACTTAAG CTTCGTAATGAAACAAACACCTTAAAGACACTGATAGAGAGTCTCAAGGTCCAGTTACAAGAGCAGAGGCTGTCTCAG GAAAATAAGACAAAGGATCTCTCGATTCGCTTGGAGTTAACGCAACGTGAACTCAAGTCTCTCAAAGTTCAACTTACCGTTCGAACGGTTGCTTTATGGAACTCACAAAATTCAACGTTGGCTGAATTAGACAAACTCAAAACTGTATGGACTGCAGTAAACATAACAGCAGAAAAGACTTCCAATTTGACTGATAAG gttGATCGAGAATTCAAAAAGGTCAGGAGAACCGTCagtgaaacaagcaaaaacctCACGAAATTAACCTCATCTACCAAAGATTTAAAACTTGAG ATCGAGGACGAGATAAAAACCCTTTGGTTAAACCTCAATCAATCGAATAAATATTCAAGAAGATTGAAGAATTACATGCAATCGTTTAAAGAAAAT GTGACACATCACTCTCAAAAGCTTGAGGCTAGAATCGAAAAAGAGGAGCAGAATTCCAATAACACTAAAATTGTGACG GACAAGCACTTAAGGAAAATACAGAACCTCGAGATTTTAATGAACGTAACTCGTCAGGAGGCAGAAGAAGCCAACTGGCAACACTCCACGGCGCTATGGTCCgcaggaaatttcacgttgAAGGAATTTCTAAGGGTGTGGACTACAGTGAACGCATCACAAGCTGTTTTTTCACAAGAATTACGAAAAGTTCGAAACAACTTTGCTCGAAAG CTCAACCAGTCGACAGTGTTACTTAAATCCTCCGATTCAAGCCTGTTTGCGTCAATAGCAGGCATAAATGCAACCATCACAGAAAAG GTcaacaacgtcagcaaaatgATGGGTCCCATCGGTCCTCGGGGATTCAACGGAAGTCAAGGACCCACGGGTCCCATGGGATCAATAGGTCCAGCGGGACCTAAGGGTACTGGAGATCTTAGCACATGCCAATACCAGACATTAGAAGACGAAGAAACGCCTGGTGCAAAGACAGTAATAGTTAAACTGAATGAGCCATCT GGTAAAAGAGTGATTGGTGTCACCTGCTCTGCAAATTACGCTGCAGAAAAAAACCTTTCGTCTAGATTTCATAACAAGATTCAGCAATATTTTTGCACCTGTAAAACTGAGATCGCCTATGATCCACTCTTAAGAAAAAAAGGGTCTTGCTCTATGCATTACTGGCAATGCCCATTAAGAAGTTAA